ATGGCGGTTGATCACCCGCCATGCGGTGAGCAGAAGGATGCGCAGGTCAAACAAAAATGACCGATTTCGAAGGTATTCCGTGTCCAGGGCCACTTTGTCGGGAATGGGCAGTTCGTCCCGGCCGTTGATTTGTGCCCAGCCGGTGATGCCGGGGATCAGGCGGTGTACGCCGTGCTCGGTGCGCAAAGCAATCAGGTCTTCCTGGTTAAACAAGGCAGGACGGGGTCCAACGAGGCTCATGTCGCCCTTGAAAATGCTCCACAGCTGCGGCAGTTCATCGAGGCTGCTTTTTCGCAAGAAGGACCCAATGGGGGTAAGACAGGCGGCGGGGTCAGGCAGCAGGTGGGTCGCTACCGCCGGTGTGTCGGTTCTCATGCTGCGAAATTTGGGCATTCGGAAAATCCGGTTGTTTTGTCCCACACGATCGCTCCAGTACAGCGCCGGGCCGGACGAGGTCAGGCGCACAAGACAAGCCAGCATCAACAGGGGCAAGGCCAAAAGGACGCCTAGCGTCAGGGCACAACCCAGATCAAATAAGCGCTTCATTTCAAATCTGCCTGCACCAGTGATTGCAATGCCTGCTGCAAGCTGGTTCGGGGCGTCCAGCCCAGAACCTCCCTAGTATGCCCGATCTCGACTTGAAGCGACCCTGTCAGGCGCTCGATTTGGGCCAGGCGACCTGACAGACGGCCCATCAGGTGCAAGCAGGCTGGCGGAATGGATATCAACCTGGCCGGGCGACCCAGGGCCCTTCCCATGGCCTGAATCAGCTCGGGCGTGGACACGTCTTTTCCGTCCGATACCAGAAAAACCTGCCCTGGGGCAGCAGGATGGTGCACGCAAACGGCAATGAGGTCACACAGGTTGTCCAGATTCACCAGTGAGCGCTTGTTGTTGATTGCACCCAAAGGCAGTGGCCATCCGCGGGAGACAGCTCGCAGCAACCGCTGAAAGTTGGCTTTGACGCCTGGCCCGTAGACCAACGGGGGGCGAATCACCACCACGTCCATGGACGCGACGCGCCCGGCTTGCTGAACCGCCTGCTCACCTTCCCACTTTGAAATGCCGTAGGGGTCATCAGGCTGAGGCACTGCGTCGGCTTGAAAAGGCTGACCAGGTTCGGTTTGTTCGCCCAGGACTTTGAGTGAGCTCAGGAAAACAAGGCGCTTGACGCCGGCCTGAGCCGCTTGCTCAGCCAGCCGTTGGCTGCCTTGAACGTTGACAATGCGGAAGGCGGCGAGCGGGTCGGTCTCGGTTTCGGCCATCACATGGACCCGTGCGGCGCAATGCACGATGCACTCGATATCGCGCAAGGCGTGGGCCCAGTCGGTATCGCCGTGAATCGGTCCAACAGCGACCGATTCGGGTTCGCCGGGATCGGTTTGGCGAACGATGGGCCGGACCGTGTGTTGCTTTGCGCGAAGGGCTTCGCAGACCGCTCGTCCAACGAATCCGTTGGCTCCGGTGACAGCGATTCTCATGTCAGGCAGCCTGCCGCGCGGGGATTCCTGGGGTCTTTCCCAGCGTCCAGGGCAAGTACCGCTCCATGACATAAACCGCCGGCACCAGCAGAGCGACAGTGGCTGCGATCACGATGCCGCCGTAGAACGTTGAGCTGTCGATGGTGGCCATGTCGATGTGGGCCAGCGTTGTTAGAACCACCTTGACCGATTTGATGATCAGGAAGTGAATCACCATGATGGACATGCTGTACCGCCCGAGAAAGGCCAGCCATTGGCTGTGTTTCTCGATGAGTTGCACGAATGCCAGGGTGGCAAAGGTTCCTGCAAAGCCGAACAGCAAGAACCAGCCCAGGTTGCCCACTGCGGGGGTTGCCTGGGCTACAAATCCGTTGATTTGACTGAAGAAACTGACGGCCAGGCTGATCAACAGAACAAGCCAGAGTTTGACGGGGGCGCTTTTGAGACCAAACAC
This region of Hydrogenophaga crassostreae genomic DNA includes:
- a CDS encoding sugar transferase codes for the protein MKRLFDLGCALTLGVLLALPLLMLACLVRLTSSGPALYWSDRVGQNNRIFRMPKFRSMRTDTPAVATHLLPDPAACLTPIGSFLRKSSLDELPQLWSIFKGDMSLVGPRPALFNQEDLIALRTEHGVHRLIPGITGWAQINGRDELPIPDKVALDTEYLRNRSFLFDLRILLLTAWRVINRHGVAH
- a CDS encoding UDP-glucose 4-epimerase family protein; translated protein: MRIAVTGANGFVGRAVCEALRAKQHTVRPIVRQTDPGEPESVAVGPIHGDTDWAHALRDIECIVHCAARVHVMAETETDPLAAFRIVNVQGSQRLAEQAAQAGVKRLVFLSSLKVLGEQTEPGQPFQADAVPQPDDPYGISKWEGEQAVQQAGRVASMDVVVIRPPLVYGPGVKANFQRLLRAVSRGWPLPLGAINNKRSLVNLDNLCDLIAVCVHHPAAPGQVFLVSDGKDVSTPELIQAMGRALGRPARLISIPPACLHLMGRLSGRLAQIERLTGSLQVEIGHTREVLGWTPRTSLQQALQSLVQADLK